The proteins below are encoded in one region of Manis javanica isolate MJ-LG chromosome 8, MJ_LKY, whole genome shotgun sequence:
- the LOC108402239 gene encoding olfactory receptor 11H2-like, which yields MNVSGSEPHSESVSEFILLGLSCSREIQVLLFMLFSIIYLLTLLGNGAIICAVCWNQHLCTPMYILLGNFTFLEIWYVNSTVPNTLVNFLSETKSISFTGCFLQLYFFFSMGSTECFFLSAMAFDRYFAICHPLHYATIMKGQCCFNLVISCWVCGFLWYLVPLILISQLPFCGSNEIDHFVCDSGPLLTLSCVPAPMTKLASYTLSSFVILLSFLFILISYVLVLLAVIQLPSACSQHKAFSTCGSHLSVLLLFYRTIMVMHVSPGSSHSTLMPKIMTLFCAMVTPLFNTLIYSLRNKEMKNALWKVLEKFKMSLKSLWQYILEECGII from the coding sequence ATGAACGTCTCTGGATCAGAACCCCATTCTGAGTCTGTGAGTGAATTCATCCTTCTGGGTCTCTCCTGCAGCAGGGAGATTCAGGTCCTCCTGTTTATGTTGTTCTCCATCATCTACCTCCTGACTCTCTTGGGAAATGGAGCCATCATCTGTGCTGTGTGTTGGAACCAGCATCTCTGCACCCCCATGTACATTTTGCTGGGGAATTTTACATTCCTGGAGATCTGGTATGTCAACTCCACTGTTCCAAACACACTGGTCAACTTCCTCTCAGAGACTAAGTCCATCTCTTTCACAGGCTGCTTCCtccaattatattttttcttttccatgggCTCCACTGAGTGCTTCTTTCTCTCAGCAATGGCCTTTGATCGCTACTTTGCCATCTGTCATCCTCTGCATTATGCCACAATTATGAAGGGACAATGTTGCTTCAACCTAGTGATTTCCTGTTGGGTGTGTGGTTTCCTGTGGTATCTGGTGCCTCTTATTCTCATCTCCCAACTGCCTTTCTGTGGCTCTAATGAAATTGACCACTTTGTATGTGACTCAGGCCCACTGCTGACCCTTTCGTGTGTTCCTGCCCCTATGACTAAGCTTGCCAGCTACACCTTAAGCTCCTTTGTCATCCTCCTTAGCTTTCTTTTCATCCTCATCTCCTATGTCTTGGTTCTACTTGCTGTGATTCAGTTGCCCTCAGCGTGCAGTCAGCACAAGGCCTTTTCAACCTGCGGGTCTCATCTGTCTGTGTTGCTGCTGTTCTACAGGACCATTATGGTGATGCATGTGAGCCCTGGATCCAGCCATTCTACCTTGATGCCAAAGATCATGACTCTGTTCTGTGCAATGGTGACTCCACTCTTCAACACTTTGATTTACAGTCTCaggaataaggaaatgaaaaatgctctctggaaagttctggaaaagtttaaaatgtctttaaaaagtcTTTGGCAGTATATCCTTGAGGAATGTGGAATAATCTAG